From Bos indicus isolate NIAB-ARS_2022 breed Sahiwal x Tharparkar chromosome 4, NIAB-ARS_B.indTharparkar_mat_pri_1.0, whole genome shotgun sequence, the proteins below share one genomic window:
- the VSTM2A gene encoding V-set and transmembrane domain-containing protein 2A isoform X1 — MMGIFLAYVGFVFFSVLYVQQGLSSQAKFTEFPRNVTATEGQNVEMSCAFQSGSASVYLEIQWWFLRGPEDLEPGADVAGAQAELLPDRDPDGDGTKISTVKVQGNDISHKLQISKVRKKDEGLYECRVTDANYGELQEHKAQAYLKVNANSHARRMQAFEASPMWLQDMKPRKNVSVAAPSSMHSSANQRVPSTSSPQEVAKIPKQSPQSDTVLGSGLVYPHPSEGSVMRYHQKQKGLKKKAKFCLYS; from the exons ATGATGGGGATCTTTTTGGCATATGttggatttgttttcttttccgtTTTATATGTACAGCAAGGGCTTTCTTCTCAAG CAAAATTTACCGAGTTTCCGCGGAATGTGACAGCAACCGAGGGGCAGAATGTGGAGATGTCCTGCGCTTTCCAGAGCGGCTCTGCCTCGGTGtacctggagatccagtggtggTTCCTGCGGGGGCCGGAGGACCTGGAGCCTGGGGCCGATGTGGCCGGGGCACAG GCTGAGCTGCTGCCAGACCGGGACCCTGACGGAGATGGGACCAAGATCAGC ACAGTGAAAGTCCAAGGCAATGACATCTCTCACAAGCTTCAGATTTCCAAAGTGAGGAAAAAGGATGAAGGCTTATATGAGTGCAGGGTGACCGACGCCAATTATGGAGAGCTTCAGGAACACAAAGCCCAGGCCTACCTAAAAGTCAACGCCAACAGCCACGCCCGGAGGATGCAGGCCTTCGAGGCCTCACCCATGTGGCTGCAGGATATGAAACCTCGCAAGAATGTCTCCGTGGCAGCTCCCAGCAGTATGCACAGCTCTGCCAACCAGCGAGTGCCCTCCACTTCCAGCCCTCAAGAGGTAGCCAAAATCCCCAAACAAAGTCCACAATCAG ACACAGTCTTGGGCAGCGGTCTTGTTTATCCACATCCCAGTGAGGGCAGTGTGATGCGCTATCACCAGAAACAAAAAGGACTGAAGAAGAAAGCTAAATTTTGCCTGTACTCATGA
- the VSTM2A gene encoding V-set and transmembrane domain-containing protein 2A isoform X4 — protein sequence MMGIFLAYVGFVFFSVLYVQQGLSSQAKFTEFPRNVTATEGQNVEMSCAFQSGSASVYLEIQWWFLRGPEDLEPGADVAGAQAELLPDRDPDGDGTKISTVKVQGNDISHKLQISKVRKKDEGLYECRVTDANYGELQEHKAQAYLKVNANSHARRMQAFEASPMWLQDMKPRKNVSVAAPSSMHSSANQRVPSTSSPQEVAKIPKQSPQSVHAKTFMGTRAKLAS from the exons ATGATGGGGATCTTTTTGGCATATGttggatttgttttcttttccgtTTTATATGTACAGCAAGGGCTTTCTTCTCAAG CAAAATTTACCGAGTTTCCGCGGAATGTGACAGCAACCGAGGGGCAGAATGTGGAGATGTCCTGCGCTTTCCAGAGCGGCTCTGCCTCGGTGtacctggagatccagtggtggTTCCTGCGGGGGCCGGAGGACCTGGAGCCTGGGGCCGATGTGGCCGGGGCACAG GCTGAGCTGCTGCCAGACCGGGACCCTGACGGAGATGGGACCAAGATCAGC ACAGTGAAAGTCCAAGGCAATGACATCTCTCACAAGCTTCAGATTTCCAAAGTGAGGAAAAAGGATGAAGGCTTATATGAGTGCAGGGTGACCGACGCCAATTATGGAGAGCTTCAGGAACACAAAGCCCAGGCCTACCTAAAAGTCAACGCCAACAGCCACGCCCGGAGGATGCAGGCCTTCGAGGCCTCACCCATGTGGCTGCAGGATATGAAACCTCGCAAGAATGTCTCCGTGGCAGCTCCCAGCAGTATGCACAGCTCTGCCAACCAGCGAGTGCCCTCCACTTCCAGCCCTCAAGAGGTAGCCAAAATCCCCAAACAAAGTCCACAATCAG